A genome region from Gemmatimonadota bacterium includes the following:
- a CDS encoding acetyl ornithine aminotransferase family protein, translated as MTDRDYPKIVVPPPGPKARAVVDRDSEWTSQCYIKEYPLAIARGSGVMVEDIDGNRYLDFMAGIAVASTGYGHPHVVQAIQAAAANFLHICGSDFYYEGMAALCERLAKVAPGPTKKRVFLTNSGTEATEGAIKLARYATRRTAMIAFKGAFHGRSTGAVSLTSSKSRQHAGFGPLLPDVHHIDYAYRYRCRHCADKPACTKGCVTSIEHDLFARHLDPHDVAAIFVEPIQGEGGYVVPPAGFLTELRHLCDKYGILLVFDEVQSGIGRTGKMFACMHEGVEPDILLTAKGLGSGMPIGAMIVRETVDKWRNGAHGSTFGGNPVCCAAALATLDVVEQSAMANAAVQGERLKAGAEALMAKHACIGDVRGVGLMVGLEFVKDRTTREPDGVLVQHIVELAFERGLLLLGAGKSALRLAPPLVIDAVDIDRGLAMLDQCITDATAAAR; from the coding sequence ATGACCGACCGCGATTATCCGAAGATCGTCGTTCCCCCGCCGGGCCCCAAGGCCAGGGCCGTTGTCGACCGCGACTCCGAGTGGACGTCGCAGTGCTACATCAAGGAGTATCCGCTGGCCATCGCCCGCGGCTCCGGAGTGATGGTCGAAGACATCGACGGCAATCGGTACCTCGACTTCATGGCGGGGATCGCGGTGGCGTCGACGGGCTACGGACATCCCCACGTGGTGCAGGCGATCCAGGCGGCGGCCGCCAACTTCCTCCACATCTGCGGGAGCGACTTCTACTACGAAGGGATGGCGGCGCTCTGCGAGCGACTGGCCAAGGTGGCGCCGGGGCCCACCAAGAAGCGCGTCTTCCTGACGAACTCGGGGACCGAGGCGACGGAGGGGGCGATCAAGCTGGCGCGGTACGCCACGCGTCGCACCGCGATGATCGCCTTCAAGGGCGCCTTTCACGGGCGCAGCACCGGCGCGGTGTCGCTGACGTCGAGCAAGTCGCGCCAGCACGCCGGCTTTGGGCCGCTGCTCCCCGATGTGCACCACATCGACTACGCATATCGCTATCGTTGCCGTCACTGCGCCGACAAGCCGGCGTGCACCAAGGGGTGCGTGACGTCGATCGAGCACGATCTCTTCGCGCGTCATCTCGATCCGCACGACGTGGCGGCGATCTTCGTCGAGCCCATTCAAGGCGAAGGGGGCTACGTCGTCCCCCCCGCGGGCTTCCTCACCGAGCTGCGCCACCTCTGCGACAAGTACGGCATCCTGCTGGTCTTCGACGAGGTGCAGAGCGGGATCGGGCGCACGGGGAAGATGTTCGCCTGCATGCATGAAGGGGTCGAGCCCGACATCCTGCTCACGGCCAAGGGGCTGGGGTCGGGGATGCCGATCGGGGCGATGATCGTGCGCGAGACGGTCGACAAGTGGCGCAACGGGGCGCACGGCTCGACGTTCGGCGGCAACCCGGTGTGCTGCGCGGCGGCGCTGGCCACGCTCGACGTGGTGGAGCAGTCGGCGATGGCCAACGCGGCGGTGCAGGGGGAGCGCCTCAAGGCGGGGGCCGAGGCGCTGATGGCGAAGCACGCCTGCATCGGCGACGTGCGCGGCGTGGGGCTGATGGTGGGGCTGGAGTTCGTGAAGGACCGCACGACGCGCGAGCCGGATGGGGTCCTGGTGCAGCACATCGTGGAGCTGGCCTTCGAGCGCGGACTGTTGTTGTTAGGCGCTGGGAAGAGCGCGT
- a CDS encoding aspartate aminotransferase family protein — protein sequence MLTPGGTPHRYPESPVFYRSLTRDYPLAVRGEGCWLEDADGQRYLDAVGGAFVANIGHGVAEIGAAMAAQASRLAYVNGTAFTNEAVEGLAERLVARAPGLGKAYILGSGSEAVEAALKLARQYWIERGAPTKHKIIALAPGYHGNTMLALSASAREHYRAYWREWLVDVHRIPAPYAYRCPCAGAGDCPTCSGAALEAAILEEGSDRVAAFILEPVGGSSTGANVPRDDYLRTVRDICTRHDVLLIADEVLCGAGRTGTWTAIEQWGVRPDLLTLGKGIGGGYAPVSALMASDAVVDVIARGSGYLMHAQTFSHHAVMCAAGVATLDYLAQHRLVERCAQVAPVFHRALSRLRGLPGVGDVRGHGLLAAVEFVASPDSRAPFPRSEKVAERFTRAAQAAGLIVWPNVGQADGTNGDLALLAPPFIITEAEIDELVDRFTVAVHATFAAPSTA from the coding sequence ATGCTCACGCCCGGCGGAACGCCGCATCGCTACCCCGAGTCGCCGGTCTTCTATCGATCGCTGACTCGCGACTACCCGCTGGCGGTACGCGGCGAGGGGTGCTGGCTGGAGGACGCCGACGGCCAACGCTACCTCGACGCGGTGGGGGGCGCCTTCGTGGCCAACATCGGGCATGGGGTCGCCGAGATCGGCGCGGCGATGGCGGCGCAGGCGTCGCGTCTGGCCTACGTGAACGGCACGGCCTTCACCAACGAAGCGGTCGAGGGGCTCGCTGAGCGGCTGGTCGCCCGGGCGCCGGGGCTGGGGAAGGCCTACATCCTTGGGAGCGGCTCCGAAGCGGTCGAGGCGGCGCTCAAGCTGGCGCGGCAATACTGGATCGAGCGCGGAGCGCCGACGAAGCACAAGATCATCGCCCTCGCCCCCGGCTACCACGGCAACACGATGCTCGCGCTGTCGGCGTCGGCGCGCGAGCACTACCGCGCGTATTGGCGCGAGTGGCTGGTGGACGTGCACCGGATCCCGGCGCCGTATGCCTATCGCTGCCCGTGTGCGGGAGCGGGCGACTGCCCAACATGCAGTGGGGCGGCGCTGGAGGCGGCAATCCTCGAGGAGGGGAGCGACCGCGTCGCCGCCTTCATCCTCGAACCGGTCGGGGGGAGTTCGACCGGGGCCAACGTGCCGCGCGACGACTACCTGCGCACGGTGCGCGACATCTGCACTCGGCACGACGTCCTCCTCATCGCCGACGAGGTGCTGTGCGGCGCCGGGCGCACGGGGACGTGGACGGCGATCGAGCAGTGGGGGGTGCGCCCCGACCTCCTGACGTTAGGCAAGGGGATTGGCGGGGGCTACGCGCCGGTGAGTGCGCTCATGGCGAGCGATGCGGTGGTCGACGTGATCGCGCGCGGGAGCGGTTACCTGATGCACGCGCAGACGTTCTCGCATCACGCGGTGATGTGCGCCGCGGGGGTCGCGACGCTCGATTACCTGGCGCAGCACCGACTGGTGGAGCGCTGCGCGCAGGTGGCGCCGGTCTTCCATCGTGCGCTGTCGCGGTTGCGCGGGCTCCCCGGGGTGGGCGACGTGCGGGGGCACGGCCTGCTGGCCGCGGTGGAGTTTGTCGCCAGCCCCGATTCGCGCGCCCCGTTCCCTCGCTCGGAGAAGGTGGCCGAGCGCTTCACCCGCGCCGCGCAGGCGGCCGGGCTCATCGTCTGGCCTAACGTGGGGCAGGCCGACGGCACCAACGGCGACCTGGCGCTGTTGGCGCCGCCGTTCATCATCACCGAGGCGGAGATCGACGAACTGGTCGACCGCTTTACTGTCGCGGTCCACGCGACGTTCGCCGCCCCCTCGACTGCGTGA